A region of Clarias gariepinus isolate MV-2021 ecotype Netherlands chromosome 25, CGAR_prim_01v2, whole genome shotgun sequence DNA encodes the following proteins:
- the LOC128513017 gene encoding gamma-crystallin M2-like — translation MARVIFYEDKNFMGRSYECSSDCSDMSSYLSRCHSCRVESGCWMVYDRPNFMGNQFFIRRGEYPDYMSTWDWGNNCIRSCRMIPMYRGSYRMRIYEKENYMGQMLDISDDCDSIKDRYRWSGGCHSCHVTDGHWLMYEQPHYRGRMWYFRPGEYRSFRDFGNMNFKSVRRIIDCWY, via the exons ATGGCCAGG GTCATCTTTTACGAGGACAAGAACTTCATGGGCCGCTCTTATGAATGCAGCAGTGACTGCTCCGACATGTCCTCCTACCTGAGCCGCTGTCACTCGTGCAGGGTGGAGAGTGGCTGCTGGATGGTGTACGATCGCCCCAACTTCATGGGAAACCAGTTTTTCATCAGGAGGGGCGAGTACCCCGACTACATGAGCACGTGGGACTGGGGCAACAACTGCATCAGGTCCTGCCGCATGATCCCCATG TACAGGGGCTCCTACAGAATGAGGATCTATGAGAAGGAGAACTACATGGGCCAGATGTTGGACATAAGTGACGACTGCGACTCCATCAAGGATCGCTACCGCTGGTCCGGCGGATGCCACTCATGCCACGTGACGGACGGCCACTGGCTCATGTACGAGCAGCCCCACTACAGAGGCAGGATGTGGTACTTTAGACCCGGAGAGTACCGCAGCTTCAGGGACTTCGGCAACATGAACTTCAAGAGTGTGAGGCGCATCATTGACTgctggtattaa